CTGTGCGGGAGGATCATCAACGCGCAGACCGATGAGATCGCCGTAATGAGCCGCTGGCTCTCGGAGCGCGGGCTGCCCGTGCCGGACACCGGCGACATGCGGGGCCACGGGGACGGGGCCATGCTCATGGCCGGGATGCTGACCCGCGAGCAACTCGCGGAACTCGAGGCCGCGCGCGGCCCCGACTTCGACCGCCTTTTCCTCCGGTACATGATCCAGCACCACAAGGGCGCCGTCACGATGGTTCGGGAGTTGTTCGCCACCGATGGCGCGGCGCAGGATGACTTCATCTTCAAACTGGCCTCCGACATCCACGTCGATCAGGCCACGGAAATCGCCCGCATGGAGCTGATGCTCGAGGCGCTCGCCGCGCCGGAGCCGGGCGGCTGATTCATGCAGTTTACCCCAATCGAAGGATCCGACATGTCCGCTGTGACGAAGGAACGCGACGACACTCGATCTGCCCCGCGCCTCGCGACGCTGCTCGCCGGCGCGATCGCTCTCGCGGGGTTAACCGCCTGCTCCTCCTACCGGTCGGCGCCGACCGGCATGGCCGCCGCACCCGCCGCCCCGGCCGCCGCGCCCACGGGCCTGCAGGTCAATCCGCCGACGCCGGACCCGCGCGTCGGGCTCGCGCCGGGCATGTTCGATGCGGGCGAGGCGATCTGGAACCTGAGCCTCGTGTCGACGACACCCCCGCCGGACCCGTTCGTGGGCCCTTCGAACTCGGACCTCGCCTTCACCGGCTCCTACGCGATCCAAGGCAACTACGACGGCATACAGATCTGGGACATCTCCGATCCGGCCAACCCGGTCTCCGTCATGACGTACGTCTGCCCCGCCTCGCAGAGCGATGTCTCGGTGTACGAGAACCTGCTCTTCGTGTCCGGCGAGGACTTCAGCGCAAGGCTCGACTGCAGTGACGAGGGTGTCCAGGAGGCTGTGAGCCACGATCGGTTCCGCGGCATCCGCATCTTCGACATCTCCGACATCACGGCGCCGGAATACGTCGCGAACGTCCAGACCTGCCGCGGCTCCCACACGCACACGCTGCTGGAACACCCCGGGGACGACGACAACGTCTACGTCTACGTGTCCGGCTCCGCCCCGGTGCGTCCGGCGGAGGAACTCGCCGGCTGCTCGGGCGCGCCACCGACCGAGGATCCGAACACCGCCCTCTTCCGCATCGAGGTCATCCGCGTGCCGCTGGCGGATCCGGCGAGCGCCGAGATCGTGAGTTCACCTCGCATCTTCGAGGACCTGGTCGCGCCGCCGACGCACGGCCCGGCCCCAGACGACCTCGCGGCGCTCGAGGAGGCCCGGGCGCGCGGCGCCTTCATCATCGAGGTGCAGGGGCAGGAGATGGTGCTGCCCGAACCGGCCGCCCAGGGGATGCTTGGGCAGATCGTGGCCCAGCGCGGCGGCGAGGGTCCGCCCACCGCAGCCGACAGCGCGTCGCTGCGCGAAGCGCTGCCCACGATCATCGCGCAGATGATGGGACAGCAGGGCGGGGAGGGCGATGGCCCGGAGCCCGGACCGACGCAGTGCCACGACATCACGGTGTATCCGGCCATCGGTCTGGCCGGCGGGGCGTGCGAGGGGTACGGCATGCTCCTCGACATCAGCGACCCGGAGAACCCGAGGCGGCTCTCCGCCGTGTCCGACTCCAACTTCTCCTACTGGCACTCCGCCACCTTCAACAACGACGGCACCGCCATCCTGTTCACGGACGAGTGGGGCGGCGGCGGCCAGCCGAAGTGCCGCGCATCCGACCCGATGGAGTGGGGCGCGAACGCGATCTTCACCATCGAGGGCACGGAGATGGAGTTCCAGAGCTACTTCAAGCTCCCTGCGCCGCAGACGCCGGAGGAGAACTGCGTGGCCCACAACGGATC
The sequence above is drawn from the Candidatus Palauibacter scopulicola genome and encodes:
- a CDS encoding DUF305 domain-containing protein → MAELEAIYRARAEAALEGAHEADIRFMTHMIPHHAQALVMAGFAPGAGASPSIRTLCGRIINAQTDEIAVMSRWLSERGLPVPDTGDMRGHGDGAMLMAGMLTREQLAELEAARGPDFDRLFLRYMIQHHKGAVTMVRELFATDGAAQDDFIFKLASDIHVDQATEIARMELMLEALAAPEPGG